In one Streptomyces sp. NBC_01241 genomic region, the following are encoded:
- a CDS encoding holo-ACP synthase, which translates to MIIGVGIDVAEIERFDAALKRTPHLADRLFLEKELLLPSGERRGVASLAVRFAAKEALAKALGAPGGLLWTDAEVHVEDSGQPRLRVRGTVAARAAELGVRNWHVSLSHDAGVASAVVIAEG; encoded by the coding sequence GTGATCATCGGGGTCGGGATCGATGTGGCCGAGATCGAACGGTTCGACGCGGCGCTGAAGCGTACGCCGCACCTGGCCGACCGGCTCTTCCTGGAGAAGGAGTTGCTGCTGCCCAGCGGCGAGCGGCGCGGTGTCGCCTCGCTCGCCGTGCGGTTCGCCGCCAAGGAGGCCCTCGCGAAGGCGCTCGGCGCGCCGGGCGGCCTGCTGTGGACGGATGCGGAGGTGCACGTCGAGGACAGCGGGCAGCCCCGGCTGCGGGTCCGCGGCACGGTCGCAGCGCGCGCGGCCGAGCTGGGCGTGCGGAACTGGCACGTGTCGCTCAGCCACGACGCGGGGGTGGCGTCGGCCGTGGTGATCGCGGAGGGTTGA
- the tsaE gene encoding tRNA (adenosine(37)-N6)-threonylcarbamoyltransferase complex ATPase subunit type 1 TsaE, protein MEAPHNSLAAEADAGTAPGTVTVDLAVESPEQMQALGRRIAAVLRPGDLVMLSGELGAGKTTLTRGLGEGLGVRGAVTSPTFVIARVHPSLTGGPALVHVDAYRLGGGLDEMEDLDLDVSLPESVVVVEWGDGKVEELSEDRLHVMIHRAVGDTDDERRSVTLVGIGARWAQLGEDMAAELPGQASR, encoded by the coding sequence ATGGAAGCACCGCACAACAGCCTGGCGGCTGAGGCCGACGCGGGCACCGCGCCGGGCACCGTCACCGTCGACCTGGCCGTCGAGTCCCCCGAACAGATGCAGGCCCTCGGCCGCCGCATCGCCGCTGTCCTGCGCCCCGGCGACCTCGTGATGCTCTCCGGGGAGCTCGGAGCCGGGAAGACGACGCTGACCCGGGGGCTCGGTGAGGGCCTCGGGGTGCGCGGCGCCGTCACGTCCCCCACGTTCGTGATCGCCCGCGTCCACCCCTCGCTGACCGGCGGCCCCGCGCTGGTCCACGTCGACGCGTACCGGCTGGGCGGCGGGCTCGACGAGATGGAGGACCTGGACCTCGACGTGTCGCTGCCGGAGTCGGTGGTGGTCGTGGAGTGGGGCGACGGCAAGGTCGAGGAACTGTCCGAGGACCGGCTCCACGTGATGATCCACCGCGCGGTCGGCGACACGGACGACGAGCGGCGCTCGGTGACGCTGGTGGGGATCGGGGCGCGCTGGGCACAACTGGGCGAGGACATGGCCGCCGAACTGCCGGGGCAGGCATCCCGGTAG
- a CDS encoding DUF488 domain-containing protein, with translation MGSSKGSSDVRVRRVYEPKEADDGTRVLVDRLWPRGESKERAAIDKWLKDITPSNELRDWYHEDRSGTRYDEFADRYRAELADPVHTAAVDELVELVREGGPVTLVTAVKDVPHSHVPVLVDHLEHELRHH, from the coding sequence GTGGGTAGCAGCAAGGGCAGCAGCGATGTACGCGTACGCCGGGTGTACGAGCCGAAGGAGGCCGACGACGGCACCCGCGTCCTCGTCGACCGGCTCTGGCCGCGCGGCGAGTCCAAGGAGCGGGCCGCGATCGACAAGTGGCTCAAGGACATCACCCCGTCGAACGAGCTCCGCGACTGGTACCACGAGGACCGCTCCGGCACCCGCTACGACGAGTTCGCCGACCGCTACCGCGCCGAACTGGCCGACCCCGTCCACACCGCGGCCGTCGACGAACTGGTGGAACTGGTCCGCGAGGGCGGCCCGGTCACGCTGGTCACGGCGGTCAAGGACGTACCGCACAGCCACGTCCCGGTCCTCGTCGACCATCTGGAACACGAGCTGCGCCACCACTGA
- a CDS encoding NAD(P)H-hydrate dehydratase, with amino-acid sequence MRTAYSVQTVRAAERALMDRLPDGALMQRAAAGLAAACADVLRRRGRVYGARVVLLVGSGDNGGDALYAGARLARRGAGVRAVLTSPGRAHEGGLAALLAAGGRVAGGDGDTGEHGETGGDGDTGDVSPFAAAWGGHVDLVVDGITGIGGRGGLRPQAAALVRAFEATGATFVAVDLPSGVEADTGEVLGDAVRADATVTFGTYKPGLLIDPAAGLAGALHLVDIGLGPELPEVPGLEALQYADLAALLPVPSSESDKYRRGVVGIVAGSARYPGAAVLAVSGALRGGAGAVRYVGPGAGAVIARHPETLVHAGPPSKAGRVQAWVVGPGLGDGTDAVEAVRDVLEADVPVLVDADGLRLLDATVVRARTAPTLLTPHAGEAAALLGVPREEVEAGRLAAVRELAARFRATVLLKGSTTLVATDAGATPVRVNPTGTSWLATAGSGDVLSGLTGSLLAAGLAPRDAASAGAYLHGLAARHASDGAPVAAQDVAEAIPAAWRDVRA; translated from the coding sequence ATGCGTACCGCGTACAGCGTTCAGACCGTACGGGCCGCCGAGCGGGCCCTGATGGACCGGCTGCCGGACGGCGCCCTGATGCAGCGCGCCGCGGCGGGACTCGCGGCGGCGTGCGCCGATGTCCTGCGGCGGCGCGGCCGGGTGTACGGGGCCCGGGTCGTCCTGCTCGTCGGCAGCGGCGACAACGGAGGCGACGCGCTGTACGCGGGCGCCCGGCTGGCCCGCCGCGGCGCGGGCGTGCGCGCCGTGCTCACCTCGCCCGGCCGCGCCCACGAGGGCGGGCTCGCGGCGCTGCTCGCGGCGGGCGGGCGCGTGGCGGGCGGGGACGGCGACACGGGCGAACACGGCGAAACCGGCGGGGACGGCGACACGGGCGACGTGAGCCCCTTCGCGGCAGCCTGGGGCGGGCACGTCGATCTCGTCGTGGACGGGATCACCGGCATCGGCGGGCGCGGCGGGCTGCGTCCGCAGGCCGCCGCGCTGGTGCGGGCCTTCGAGGCGACCGGCGCGACCTTCGTCGCCGTCGACCTGCCCAGCGGCGTCGAGGCGGACACCGGCGAGGTGCTCGGCGACGCGGTGCGGGCCGACGCGACCGTCACCTTCGGCACGTACAAGCCCGGACTGCTCATCGACCCGGCCGCCGGCCTGGCGGGCGCGCTGCACCTCGTCGACATCGGGCTCGGCCCGGAGCTGCCCGAGGTGCCCGGCCTGGAGGCGCTGCAGTACGCGGACCTCGCCGCGCTCCTGCCCGTCCCCAGTAGCGAGAGCGACAAGTACCGGCGCGGTGTCGTCGGCATCGTCGCCGGGTCGGCGCGGTATCCGGGAGCGGCGGTGCTGGCCGTCTCCGGGGCGCTGCGGGGCGGTGCCGGAGCGGTGCGGTACGTCGGTCCGGGCGCCGGCGCGGTGATCGCCCGCCATCCGGAGACGCTGGTCCACGCGGGGCCGCCGTCGAAGGCGGGGCGGGTGCAGGCCTGGGTCGTGGGGCCGGGGCTCGGTGACGGTACGGACGCCGTGGAGGCGGTCCGTGACGTGCTGGAGGCGGACGTTCCGGTGCTCGTCGACGCCGACGGGCTGCGGCTGCTCGACGCCACCGTAGTCCGCGCGCGCACCGCCCCGACCCTCCTCACCCCGCACGCCGGTGAGGCCGCCGCCCTGCTCGGCGTCCCACGCGAGGAGGTCGAGGCGGGGCGGCTCGCCGCCGTACGGGAACTGGCCGCCCGCTTCCGCGCCACGGTCCTGCTCAAGGGGTCGACGACCCTGGTCGCCACCGACGCCGGAGCCACCCCCGTACGGGTCAACCCGACCGGCACCTCCTGGCTGGCCACGGCCGGCAGCGGTGACGTCCTCTCCGGCCTGACCGGCTCGCTGCTGGCGGCGGGCCTCGCCCCGCGCGACGCCGCGTCGGCCGGCGCGTATCTGCACGGCCTGGCCGCCCGGCACGCCTCGGACGGCGCTCCCGTCGCCGCGCAGGACGTCGCGGAGGCGATCCCGGCGGCGTGGCGGGACGTACGGGCCTGA
- a CDS encoding alpha/beta fold hydrolase: MSEISAGDAVTTAATAVGWRRAGIAGAAIGVIAAGAAAGVAVERLTVGRGMRRRARLALDASGPYGSLRGLPGRANADDGTELYYEVDEVDPDGGTGAAGSGESAGNGATAPGAAGPRRRRLFGRKAPGPVTVVFSHGYCLSQDSWHFQRAALRGIVRTVHWDQRSHGRSERGRAQADGVTVGIDQLGRDLKAVIDAVAPEGRLVLVGHSMGGMTMMALAEQYPQLVRDRVAAIAFVGTSSGKLGEVSFGLPVAGVNAVRRVLPGVLKALGSQAELVERGRRATADLFAGLIKRYSFGSRDVDPAVERFAERLIESTPIDVVAEFYPAFTEHDKTHVLPAFRDVPVLILAGDKDLVTPSSHSEAMADQLPDAELVIVPDAGHLVMLEHPETVTDRLADLLVRIGAVPAATDVGGQGSNVGGHGSTAQQPGG, from the coding sequence GTGAGCGAGATCAGCGCGGGGGACGCGGTGACGACGGCCGCCACGGCGGTCGGCTGGCGCCGGGCGGGGATCGCCGGGGCCGCCATAGGCGTGATCGCGGCGGGCGCGGCCGCCGGTGTCGCCGTCGAGCGGCTGACCGTGGGTCGCGGCATGCGCAGACGGGCCAGGCTGGCGCTGGACGCCTCGGGACCGTACGGATCGCTGCGCGGACTGCCGGGCCGGGCGAACGCCGACGACGGTACCGAGCTGTACTACGAGGTCGACGAGGTCGACCCCGACGGCGGTACGGGGGCCGCCGGGAGCGGTGAGAGCGCCGGGAACGGTGCGACCGCTCCCGGCGCCGCCGGCCCGCGCCGCCGCAGGCTCTTCGGCCGCAAGGCGCCCGGGCCCGTCACCGTCGTCTTCAGCCACGGGTACTGCCTCAGCCAGGACTCCTGGCACTTCCAGCGGGCGGCGTTGCGCGGAATCGTCCGTACCGTCCACTGGGACCAGCGCAGCCACGGCCGCTCCGAGCGGGGCCGGGCCCAGGCGGACGGGGTGACGGTCGGCATCGACCAGCTCGGCCGTGACCTGAAGGCGGTCATCGACGCGGTGGCTCCCGAGGGCAGGCTGGTGCTGGTCGGGCACTCGATGGGCGGCATGACGATGATGGCGCTCGCCGAGCAGTACCCCCAGCTCGTCCGGGACCGGGTCGCCGCCATCGCCTTCGTCGGCACATCGAGCGGGAAGCTCGGCGAGGTCAGCTTCGGGCTGCCGGTCGCGGGCGTGAACGCGGTGCGGCGGGTGCTGCCCGGGGTGCTCAAGGCGCTCGGTTCCCAGGCCGAACTGGTGGAACGGGGCCGGCGGGCGACCGCCGATCTCTTCGCCGGGCTGATCAAGCGGTACTCGTTCGGTTCGCGGGACGTCGACCCGGCGGTCGAGCGGTTCGCCGAGCGGCTCATCGAATCCACCCCGATCGATGTGGTCGCCGAGTTCTACCCGGCCTTCACCGAGCACGACAAGACCCACGTCCTGCCCGCGTTCCGTGACGTCCCGGTGCTGATCCTGGCGGGCGACAAGGACCTGGTGACGCCCAGCTCGCACAGCGAGGCCATGGCGGACCAGCTCCCGGACGCGGAGCTGGTCATCGTCCCGGACGCCGGTCATCTGGTGATGCTGGAACACCCGGAGACGGTGACCGACCGGCTGGCGGACCTGCTGGTACGCATCGGGGCGGTGCCCGCCGCGACCGATGTCGGCGGACAGGGAAGTAACGTTGGCGGACATGGAAGCACCGCACAACAGCCTGGCGGCTGA
- the alr gene encoding alanine racemase: MNETASLRARAEIDLAALRANVRVLRARAGAAQLMAVVKADAYGHGAVPCARAALEAGATWLGTATPQEALALRAAGLGGRVMCWLWTPGGPWREAIEAGIDVSVSGMWALREVVAAATEAGIPARIQLKADTGLGRNGCQPADWPELVAAARTAEQAGTVRITGLWSHFACADEPGHPSIAAQLNTFRDMVAYAEKEGVDPEVRHMANSPATLTIPEAHFDLVRTGIAMYGISPSPELGTPADFGLRPVMTLSASIALVKQVPAGHGISYGHHYTTSAETTLGLVPLGYADGIPRHASGRAPVLVGGVWRRIAGRVAMDQFVVDLDGDRIEVGGEAVLFGPGDRGEPSAEDWAQAAGTIAYEIVTRIGSRVPRVHLHATPAES, from the coding sequence ATGAATGAGACAGCGTCCTTGAGAGCCCGTGCCGAGATCGACCTCGCCGCATTGCGCGCCAACGTGCGTGTACTGCGCGCTCGGGCGGGCGCCGCGCAACTCATGGCTGTCGTCAAAGCCGATGCGTACGGGCACGGGGCGGTGCCCTGCGCCCGTGCCGCGCTGGAGGCCGGGGCGACCTGGCTGGGCACCGCGACGCCGCAGGAGGCGCTCGCCCTGCGGGCGGCCGGGCTCGGCGGCCGGGTGATGTGCTGGCTGTGGACGCCGGGCGGGCCCTGGCGCGAGGCGATCGAGGCCGGCATCGATGTGTCGGTGAGCGGGATGTGGGCCCTGCGCGAGGTCGTCGCCGCGGCGACGGAGGCCGGCATTCCGGCCCGTATCCAGCTCAAGGCCGACACCGGCCTCGGGCGCAACGGCTGCCAGCCCGCCGACTGGCCCGAGCTCGTCGCCGCCGCCCGCACCGCCGAGCAGGCGGGCACTGTCAGGATCACCGGCCTCTGGTCCCACTTCGCCTGCGCCGACGAACCGGGCCACCCCTCCATCGCCGCCCAGCTGAACACGTTCCGCGACATGGTCGCGTACGCGGAGAAGGAGGGCGTCGACCCCGAGGTGCGCCACATGGCGAACTCCCCGGCGACGCTGACGATCCCCGAGGCGCACTTCGACCTCGTACGGACCGGGATCGCGATGTACGGCATCTCGCCCAGCCCCGAGCTGGGCACCCCGGCCGACTTCGGGCTGCGCCCCGTCATGACGCTCAGCGCGTCGATCGCCCTGGTCAAGCAGGTGCCGGCCGGCCACGGGATCAGCTACGGACATCACTACACGACCTCCGCCGAGACCACCCTGGGCCTGGTCCCGCTCGGCTACGCGGACGGCATCCCGCGCCATGCCTCCGGCCGCGCCCCCGTCCTCGTCGGCGGCGTGTGGCGGCGGATCGCGGGCCGGGTGGCCATGGACCAGTTCGTCGTCGACCTCGACGGGGACCGGATCGAGGTGGGCGGCGAGGCGGTGCTCTTCGGCCCGGGGGACCGGGGCGAGCCGAGCGCCGAGGACTGGGCGCAGGCCGCCGGCACGATCGCGTACGAGATCGTCACCCGGATCGGCAGCCGTGTGCCCCGCGTCCATCTGCATGCGACCCCGGCCGAGTCCTGA
- the glmS gene encoding glutamine--fructose-6-phosphate transaminase (isomerizing), with the protein MCGIVGYVGGQSAQDVVVAGLKRLEYRGYDSAGLAVLADGGLAAAKKAGKLVNLEKTLAEAPLPAGTTGIGHTRWATHGAPTDTNAHPHLDNAGRVAVVHNGIIENFAVLRAELAERGHDLVSETDTEVVAHLLAEAYSSCADLAEAMRQICGRLEGAFTLVALHADAPGTVVGARRNSPLVVGVGEGESFLASDVAAFIAHTRSAIELGQDQVVELRREGVTVTDFDGRPVDVREYHVDWDVSAAEKGGHDSFMLKEIEDQPKAVADTLLGRIDGAGTLHLDEVRIPPHELREVDKVVIVACGTAFHAGMIAKYAIEHWTRIACETELASEFRYRDPILDHRTLVVAISQSGETMDTLMALRHAREQGAKVLAICNTNGSTIPRESDAVLYTHAGPEVAVASTKAFLTQLVACYLVALYLGQIRGTKWGDEIRTVIRQLSEISGAVERVLKTMEPVRALARSLADHDTVLFVGRHVGYPVALEGALKLKELAYMHAEGFAAGELKHGPIALIEDGLPVVVVVPSPRGRSVLHDKIVSNIQEIRARGARTIVIAEEGDEAVVPYADHLIRIPVTPTLLQPLVSTVPLQVFACELATARGNDVDQPRNLAKSVTVE; encoded by the coding sequence ATGTGCGGAATCGTTGGATACGTCGGTGGGCAGTCGGCGCAGGACGTCGTCGTCGCGGGCCTCAAGCGCCTCGAATACCGGGGCTACGACTCGGCGGGCCTCGCCGTCCTCGCGGACGGCGGCCTGGCCGCCGCGAAGAAGGCCGGGAAACTCGTCAACCTGGAGAAGACGTTGGCCGAGGCCCCGCTCCCGGCCGGGACCACCGGGATCGGGCACACCCGCTGGGCCACCCATGGCGCCCCCACCGACACCAACGCCCACCCGCACCTCGACAACGCGGGCCGGGTCGCCGTCGTGCACAACGGGATCATCGAGAACTTCGCCGTCCTGCGCGCCGAACTCGCCGAGCGCGGCCACGATCTGGTCTCCGAGACCGACACCGAGGTCGTCGCCCATCTCCTCGCCGAGGCGTACTCGTCCTGCGCCGACCTGGCGGAGGCGATGCGGCAGATCTGCGGGCGGCTGGAGGGGGCCTTCACCCTCGTCGCCCTGCACGCGGACGCGCCCGGCACGGTGGTCGGGGCCCGGCGCAACTCACCGCTCGTGGTGGGGGTGGGGGAGGGCGAATCGTTCCTGGCCTCCGATGTGGCCGCGTTCATCGCGCACACCCGCTCCGCGATCGAGCTGGGCCAGGACCAGGTGGTGGAGCTGCGCCGGGAGGGCGTCACCGTCACCGACTTCGACGGGCGGCCCGTCGACGTCCGTGAGTACCACGTGGACTGGGACGTCTCCGCCGCCGAGAAGGGCGGCCACGACTCGTTCATGCTCAAGGAGATCGAGGACCAGCCCAAGGCCGTCGCCGACACGCTCCTCGGGCGGATCGACGGCGCGGGCACCCTCCACCTCGACGAGGTACGGATCCCGCCCCACGAACTCCGCGAGGTCGACAAGGTCGTCATCGTCGCGTGCGGCACCGCGTTCCACGCCGGGATGATCGCCAAGTACGCCATCGAGCACTGGACCCGGATCGCCTGCGAGACCGAGCTGGCCAGCGAGTTCCGCTACCGCGATCCGATCCTCGACCACCGCACCCTCGTCGTCGCGATCTCGCAGTCCGGCGAGACGATGGACACCCTGATGGCCCTGCGGCACGCCCGCGAACAGGGTGCGAAGGTCCTCGCCATCTGCAACACCAACGGCTCCACCATTCCCCGCGAGTCCGACGCCGTGCTCTACACGCACGCCGGGCCCGAGGTCGCCGTCGCCTCCACCAAGGCGTTCCTCACCCAGCTCGTCGCCTGCTATCTCGTGGCCCTCTATCTGGGTCAGATCCGCGGCACGAAGTGGGGCGACGAGATCCGGACCGTCATCCGCCAGCTCTCCGAGATCTCCGGTGCGGTCGAACGGGTCCTGAAGACCATGGAACCCGTGCGTGCGCTGGCCCGTTCCCTCGCCGACCACGACACCGTGCTCTTCGTGGGCCGCCATGTCGGCTACCCCGTGGCCCTGGAAGGCGCGCTGAAGCTCAAGGAACTCGCGTACATGCACGCCGAGGGCTTCGCCGCGGGCGAGCTCAAGCACGGGCCGATCGCGCTCATCGAGGACGGTCTGCCCGTCGTCGTGGTCGTGCCCTCGCCGCGCGGCCGGTCGGTGCTGCACGACAAGATCGTGTCGAACATCCAGGAGATCAGGGCCCGCGGCGCGCGCACGATCGTCATCGCCGAGGAGGGCGACGAGGCGGTGGTCCCGTACGCCGACCATCTGATCAGGATCCCCGTTACGCCTACGCTGCTTCAGCCGCTGGTGTCGACCGTGCCGTTGCAGGTGTTCGCCTGCGAACTGGCGACGGCCCGCGGCAACGACGTGGACCAGCCGCGCAATCTGGCGAAGTCCGTGACCGTGGAGTAG
- a CDS encoding serine/threonine protein kinase translates to MEHLRQDDPARIGPYVPLARLDERDGGHPVPDRRYIARSADGERTVLVCVPRAAADPSRWAEEVRHARRSSVPRFLPVSDAAEAAGGQVPDGADPTPWYAAPYAPALVLPAALAAHGGPLPERFVRAWGAALAQSLAAAHAQGVTHAGVSPSAVLLMADGPWLAGFGAVRAAGPDGLRRPDLAGLEPAALAPEQLSGGLPRPLGDVYGLGAVLSYASTGQVVPENGELPAALRPVITACLARDPAARPAAARVAAELTRGTGAAPASAAPQVLPASQAPSAPQATVLDGVFPVPLPPRVLAELARHSAAVLAAELPGPPIPAVPAGPVARNGRG, encoded by the coding sequence ATGGAACACCTACGCCAGGACGACCCGGCCCGGATCGGGCCGTACGTCCCCCTGGCCCGGCTGGACGAGAGGGACGGCGGACACCCCGTCCCCGACCGCCGCTACATCGCGCGCAGCGCCGACGGCGAACGCACCGTCCTCGTCTGCGTCCCGCGTGCCGCCGCCGACCCGTCGCGCTGGGCCGAGGAGGTGCGGCACGCGCGCCGGTCGTCCGTCCCGCGCTTCCTGCCGGTGTCGGACGCGGCGGAGGCTGCAGGCGGGCAGGTGCCGGACGGTGCGGACCCGACTCCCTGGTACGCGGCGCCGTACGCCCCCGCGCTGGTGCTGCCCGCCGCCCTCGCGGCGCACGGCGGGCCGCTTCCGGAGCGGTTCGTACGGGCATGGGGAGCAGCCCTGGCGCAGTCGCTCGCGGCCGCCCACGCGCAGGGCGTGACGCACGCCGGAGTGAGCCCGTCCGCCGTCCTGCTGATGGCCGACGGGCCCTGGCTCGCGGGTTTCGGAGCGGTACGGGCCGCAGGGCCGGACGGGCTGAGACGCCCGGACCTCGCGGGTCTGGAGCCCGCCGCTCTCGCTCCGGAGCAGCTGTCCGGCGGCCTGCCGCGCCCCCTCGGGGACGTGTACGGCCTGGGGGCGGTGCTCTCGTACGCGAGCACCGGTCAGGTCGTGCCCGAGAACGGGGAACTGCCCGCCGCCCTGCGCCCCGTGATCACCGCCTGCCTGGCCCGCGACCCGGCCGCCCGCCCGGCGGCGGCCCGAGTGGCGGCGGAGCTGACGCGGGGTACGGGCGCGGCACCGGCATCAGCCGCGCCGCAGGTGCTGCCCGCGTCGCAGGCGCCGTCCGCCCCGCAGGCCACGGTGCTCGACGGGGTCTTTCCCGTGCCGCTTCCGCCCCGGGTCCTCGCGGAGCTCGCCCGGCACTCGGCCGCCGTTCTCGCCGCCGAGCTGCCCGGTCCGCCGATACCGGCCGTGCCGGCCGGCCCGGTCGCCCGCAACGGGCGGGGCTGA
- a CDS encoding LacI family DNA-binding transcriptional regulator, with translation MSGPTLADVARAAEVSTATVSHALNGTGRLTESTRRRVCEVATMLGYRSQRTPRTGKTLGVAVTTYAGSVWNFLEVPYFARFLTAATATAHAHDYALTILPAARGAETPWHTLTVDGMLLLDSPTDDPVLRALRARGIPLVFDGRPVDPRPGDVWVDNDHTATTREVLGHLAASGGRRIALHAGYGDEHYTRAVTRAYEQWCHEHGRTPLLLTFDPYDDPGHGFDAVFAAHACDAVYTVYDRGGRQVLAAAARHGLRIPDDLLLVCASEDPAYAENDPPVSTVTLHPATIAETAVTALVSRLTPAAPPPPPGALTVPAVLHPRRSSRSRARPGCTRPGGR, from the coding sequence ATGTCAGGGCCCACTCTCGCCGATGTGGCACGCGCCGCGGAGGTCTCCACCGCCACCGTCTCGCACGCTCTCAACGGAACCGGCCGGCTGACCGAATCCACGCGCCGCCGGGTCTGCGAGGTGGCCACCATGCTCGGGTACCGCTCCCAGCGGACCCCGCGGACTGGGAAAACCCTGGGCGTGGCCGTCACGACCTACGCCGGATCGGTTTGGAACTTCCTCGAAGTCCCGTACTTCGCCCGGTTCCTGACCGCCGCCACCGCCACCGCGCACGCCCATGACTACGCCCTGACCATCCTCCCCGCCGCCCGCGGGGCCGAGACGCCGTGGCACACCCTCACCGTGGACGGCATGCTGCTCCTCGACAGCCCCACGGACGACCCGGTGCTGCGTGCGCTGCGCGCCCGAGGCATCCCGCTCGTCTTCGACGGCCGGCCCGTCGATCCGAGGCCCGGGGACGTCTGGGTCGACAACGACCACACCGCCACCACCCGCGAGGTCCTCGGCCACCTGGCGGCCTCGGGCGGCCGGCGGATCGCCCTGCACGCCGGGTACGGCGACGAGCACTACACCCGGGCCGTGACCCGCGCGTACGAGCAGTGGTGCCACGAGCACGGCCGGACGCCACTGCTCCTCACCTTCGACCCGTACGACGACCCGGGCCACGGCTTCGACGCGGTCTTCGCCGCCCACGCCTGCGACGCGGTGTACACGGTCTACGACCGCGGCGGCCGCCAGGTCCTGGCCGCAGCGGCCCGCCACGGCCTGCGGATCCCCGACGACCTCCTCCTCGTCTGCGCCAGCGAGGACCCGGCCTACGCCGAGAACGATCCGCCGGTGAGCACCGTGACCCTGCACCCCGCGACGATCGCCGAGACCGCGGTGACGGCCCTGGTCTCTCGCCTGACTCCCGCCGCCCCGCCGCCACCCCCTGGCGCCCTGACGGTCCCGGCGGTCCTCCACCCCCGCCGCTCCTCACGCAGCCGGGCCCGGCCTGGCTGTACTCGACCGGGAGGCCGGTGA